A stretch of DNA from Henriciella sp. AS95:
GCTCGATCTATGGAAACGAGGAGGTCGGCGCGCGTTTTAATGCGATGATGGAAATGGGCGCTTCCGAGCCATGGCCGGACGTGCTGGAAACCTTCACCGGTACGCGTGAAATGGATGGCTCCGCCATTATCGAGTATTTCGACCCGTTGATGACCTACCTCAAAGAAGAGAATGAAGGCCGGTCCTGCGGTTGGGACTAACAAGCCTTCCGTTCTGAATATCCAGCCCCGGGCCTCTGGTCCGGGGCTTTTTATTGCCGACTCAGGGCATGCAAAAAATGCAAAAATTGGGGAAATTGCCAATTCCCACGCTATTCGATTGAATTACCACGGTTCTTCACACGCTCGCCCAAACGCCGTTCGTTCAGAAGGCGGCTCACGCACTGGCGCCCTGACACACACCAACCCCCTTAGTGCAAAAAATGGAGAACCAAAATGAAACTGACCAAGATATTAGCCCTCTCAACCCTTATCGGCCTGCAATTTACCATCGCAAGCGCGGCTCATGCGGCCAATACGTCTGAGAAGTTCGAGTTCAACTACAATCCGGCGCTCATCTCGACGCAGGCCGGTCGTGTTGAAATCAAGCAAAACCTGACGATCGAAGCGCGTAACTTCTGCAAGAACGGCATGTCGCTTCGCCACGCCGTGCGCCACGAGCGGGCCTGCACACGCGCTCTCATTTCGGAAGCAAACGCACAGATTGCCGATCGCCATCCGATCTGGAACGAAAATATTACGCCCGTTGCGGAGCGACCGAATCGCATCCGCCGCGCCTACAAGGCCCTCACCCCCGGCCTTCGCTAGGAAAACGAAATCTCTCCAGCGCCGATGGCTCTGACTTGCCTTGCCCCGGCCTCATTGCAGGCTGGGGCATTTTTTATGAGCACCAACCCTGTTGGTGATTGCCCCACCTGTAGGCGAGACCTTCAGAAATCAGGATTTGCCCGACCGACCGGCCATCGACTGTCGCGACACGCAGCAGGCGGCCATACTTGTCGCGGTCTCGCGAACCGGAGGTGCGTAGTTCGACCTGCCCCTGATTGAGCAGGGCTGCGAGACGGATGGTGGCTTTCTGTCCGAGCTCTTTCTCCGATGGGCAATCAGGCGAGAAAACTTCAGGCGCGTCGATGTCAGCCAGACGGATCTTGTCGCCATGTGCCCAGATCGTATCGCCATCGACGACGCAATTGAGGCGGACATTGCCGCTGCACGTCGAAAAGAAGACCGGGCCCAGCACATCGGTCTGCTCGCGTGACTTGTTCCAGTAAGAGACCGCCAGCGCCATGATGATGAGCAGGATCAGCGGCAGTATCGAAACATCACCGCCCTGAACGCGGAGCCAACGCCCGAAGAAAAAAGATTTGAACGCGCGCACCATGGTCGGCCTCCGTCTGAAAACGGGCCGAATATGGTTTCCAAAAGGTTACGAAAGTCTTTCCAGAAGGTTTCTCAATGGGGCAGGGTGCTTACTGATCAGCGTCGCTCTGTTCCTGCGCGACCCAATCATCAAGCGCTTCTGCGGTCATGATCACCGTGTCGATCGAACGGGCGAACGCTGCCGGGTTCACCTTGTCGAACTCATCACTTGGCCTGTGATAGTCAGCATGATCTTCGACGCCGAGATACAGGATGCGGATGCCCGAGCGCAGGAATGGCGCGTGATCGGATGCGAACGACCAGTCGTCAATGCCAAGGTCCGGCGTTTCGTGTCCGCGCAGGAGTTTCAGCGGCGCCCGCGAGGCGACATCCTCAATCACTGGAATGAGTTCCGGAAAGTGATAGCCGCCCACGGCGTAAAGTTCGCCCTTGTCGGCCCGGGCCACCATGTCGAGATTGAGGTTGATCGCGATATTCTCTTTTTCGGTTGTGCTTAACGTGTCGACCATGGACGATGAGCCAACAATGCCCTGTTCCTCAGCATCGAAGAAGGCAAATATGATGGAGTTCTGGGGTGGGTTGTCCTGAAACCAGGCGATTGTTTCCAGAAGAGCGGCGACGCCTGACGCATTGTCGTCTGCGCCATTATAAATTCCGTCCGCCGCGCCAAGGTGATCATAGTGCGCAGAGATCAGAAGGGCGGTTCGTGGGGTCGTTGTCCCCCTTATCGCAGCGACGAGGTTCGTCCCCTCGATCACGTTTTCCGGCGCATCGAAATTTGGCGCAGTGAAAGGCGCTTGGTAGCCATCCTTTTTGGCGGGGCTGACGCCGCTTTCGCGAAGTCGGGCCTCTATCCACGCCATTGCCCGGCGATTGCCCTCAGTTCCGGTTTTCCGGCCCTCAAACTCATCCGACGAAAGTGTCTTCAGGTTATCGAGGGCTCGATCCTGATCATGATACTCGGCGGTGTAGTTTTCGATATTGAACGGGACGGTTGAAGGCGCTGGTTCCACAGACGCGCTTGAGCACCCAACCAGACAGAGGCCGAGCGCTGATAAAACGTACTTCATTCAATGTCTCCGGATCAGGACTTAGTCTTGACCCTAAGAGCGTTGCGCGCCATGTGCCAGCGAAAGGAGACACCTGCAATGGCAATGGATCGCGAAACACTCGAATCCCACCTCAAGGACGCGTTTCCCGACGCTGAGATCACACTAACCGATCTCGCCGGGGACAATGATCATTGGCAGGCCGAGATTGTCTCTCCGCAGTTTGCTGGCGTGCCACGGGTGAAACAGCACCAGATGGTCTACGCTGCTCTAAAGGGAAAGATGGGCGGAGAGCTGCATGCGCTCGCCCTTAAGACCAAAGCGCCCGCTTAGTCTTCAGACGCGGCGGGCGCAGGCTTGGCCGGACCGTT
This window harbors:
- a CDS encoding UrcA family protein; its protein translation is MKLTKILALSTLIGLQFTIASAAHAANTSEKFEFNYNPALISTQAGRVEIKQNLTIEARNFCKNGMSLRHAVRHERACTRALISEANAQIADRHPIWNENITPVAERPNRIRRAYKALTPGLR
- a CDS encoding thermonuclease family protein, which produces MVRAFKSFFFGRWLRVQGGDVSILPLILLIIMALAVSYWNKSREQTDVLGPVFFSTCSGNVRLNCVVDGDTIWAHGDKIRLADIDAPEVFSPDCPSEKELGQKATIRLAALLNQGQVELRTSGSRDRDKYGRLLRVATVDGRSVGQILISEGLAYRWGNHQQGWCS
- a CDS encoding M20/M25/M40 family metallo-hydrolase — encoded protein: MKYVLSALGLCLVGCSSASVEPAPSTVPFNIENYTAEYHDQDRALDNLKTLSSDEFEGRKTGTEGNRRAMAWIEARLRESGVSPAKKDGYQAPFTAPNFDAPENVIEGTNLVAAIRGTTTPRTALLISAHYDHLGAADGIYNGADDNASGVAALLETIAWFQDNPPQNSIIFAFFDAEEQGIVGSSSMVDTLSTTEKENIAINLNLDMVARADKGELYAVGGYHFPELIPVIEDVASRAPLKLLRGHETPDLGIDDWSFASDHAPFLRSGIRILYLGVEDHADYHRPSDEFDKVNPAAFARSIDTVIMTAEALDDWVAQEQSDADQ
- a CDS encoding BolA family transcriptional regulator; its protein translation is MAMDRETLESHLKDAFPDAEITLTDLAGDNDHWQAEIVSPQFAGVPRVKQHQMVYAALKGKMGGELHALALKTKAPA